A window of the Streptomyces sp. NBC_00250 genome harbors these coding sequences:
- a CDS encoding 3-hydroxyacyl-CoA dehydrogenase NAD-binding domain-containing protein, with translation MSTTAELLKGAAELFPDEVVTSAHVRHFELPAGAGRFALITLDNGFDHTKPTTFGPQSLANLNTAIDQVEAEAANGEITGVGITGKPFIFAVGADLKGVELLKKHDEALAIGKGGHDVFKRLSALAVPTFAYYNGAAMGGGVEVGLHCTYRTVSKALPAFSLPEVFLGLVPGWGGCAILPNLIGAEKAVSVIIENSLNQNRQLKGKQVFELGIADALFEGADFLEQSLIWTASVLNGSVTVERPAIDRGEAWDQAVAKGRAIADSKVHGAAPAAYRALEIIEAAKDGDLQKGFDAEDQALADLIMGGELRSGIYAFNLVQKRGKRPAGAPDKSLARPVTKVGVVGAGLMASQLALLFLRRLEVPVVLTDIDQERVDKGVGYVHAEIEKLLGKGRINQDKANRLKGLVSGVLDKAAGFADADFIIEAVFEEMSVKQKVFAEVEAVAPAHAILATNTSSLSVSEMASKLQHPERVVGFHFFNPVAILPLLEIVRGEKTDDASLATAFGVAKKLKKTAVLTKDAPAFVVNRILTRFMGEIQNVIDEGTSVETAEKAIEPLGLPMSPLVLLELVGPAIGLHVSETLNRSFPERFTVSPNLKRVVEAGKRGFYVYNAENGFKPELDPEVAALLVQGDSVLTEEQVRDRVLDAVAQEIGLMLEEGVVAEAQDIDLCLITGAGWPFHLGGITPYLDREGVSERVNGKRFLAQGVASVPA, from the coding sequence GTGAGCACCACCGCCGAGCTTCTGAAGGGCGCCGCGGAGCTCTTCCCCGACGAGGTCGTCACCAGCGCCCACGTACGGCACTTCGAACTGCCCGCGGGTGCGGGCCGGTTCGCCCTGATCACGCTGGACAACGGCTTCGACCACACCAAGCCGACCACCTTCGGCCCGCAGTCGCTCGCCAACCTGAACACGGCGATCGACCAGGTCGAGGCCGAGGCCGCGAACGGTGAGATCACCGGCGTCGGCATCACCGGCAAGCCGTTCATCTTCGCCGTCGGCGCCGACCTCAAGGGCGTCGAGCTGCTCAAGAAGCACGACGAGGCGCTCGCCATCGGCAAGGGCGGCCACGACGTCTTCAAGCGGCTGTCCGCGCTCGCCGTGCCGACCTTCGCCTACTACAACGGCGCGGCCATGGGCGGCGGCGTCGAGGTCGGTCTGCACTGCACCTACCGCACCGTGTCGAAGGCCCTGCCGGCCTTCTCGCTGCCCGAGGTCTTCCTCGGTCTGGTGCCCGGCTGGGGCGGCTGCGCCATCCTGCCGAACCTGATCGGTGCCGAGAAGGCCGTCTCGGTCATCATCGAGAACTCGCTGAACCAGAACCGTCAGCTCAAGGGCAAGCAGGTCTTCGAGCTCGGCATCGCCGACGCGCTGTTCGAGGGCGCGGACTTCCTGGAGCAGTCGCTGATCTGGACGGCCTCCGTCCTCAACGGCTCCGTGACCGTCGAGCGCCCGGCGATCGACCGCGGCGAGGCCTGGGACCAGGCCGTCGCCAAGGGCCGCGCCATCGCCGACTCCAAGGTGCACGGTGCCGCCCCGGCCGCCTACCGCGCCCTTGAGATCATCGAGGCCGCCAAGGACGGCGACCTGCAGAAGGGCTTCGACGCCGAGGACCAGGCCCTCGCGGACCTGATCATGGGCGGCGAGCTGCGCTCCGGCATCTACGCCTTCAACCTGGTGCAGAAGCGCGGCAAGCGCCCCGCCGGTGCCCCGGACAAGTCGCTGGCCCGCCCGGTCACCAAGGTCGGTGTCGTCGGCGCCGGTCTGATGGCCTCCCAGCTCGCGCTGCTCTTCCTGCGCCGCCTCGAGGTGCCGGTCGTCCTGACCGACATCGACCAGGAGCGCGTCGACAAGGGTGTGGGCTACGTCCACGCCGAGATCGAGAAGCTGCTCGGCAAGGGCCGCATCAACCAGGACAAGGCCAACCGTCTCAAGGGCCTGGTCTCCGGTGTCCTGGACAAGGCCGCGGGCTTCGCGGACGCGGACTTCATCATCGAGGCCGTGTTCGAGGAGATGTCCGTCAAGCAGAAGGTGTTCGCGGAGGTCGAGGCGGTCGCCCCGGCGCACGCGATCCTCGCCACCAACACCTCCTCGCTGTCCGTCTCGGAGATGGCCTCCAAGCTCCAGCACCCGGAGCGCGTGGTCGGCTTCCACTTCTTCAACCCGGTCGCGATCCTCCCGCTCCTGGAGATCGTGCGCGGCGAGAAGACGGACGACGCCTCCCTCGCCACCGCGTTCGGTGTCGCGAAGAAGCTGAAGAAGACCGCGGTCCTCACCAAGGACGCCCCGGCGTTCGTCGTGAACCGCATCCTGACCCGCTTCATGGGCGAGATCCAGAACGTCATCGACGAGGGCACCTCGGTCGAGACGGCCGAGAAGGCCATCGAGCCGCTCGGTCTGCCGATGTCGCCGCTGGTGCTCCTGGAGCTCGTCGGCCCGGCGATCGGTCTGCACGTCTCCGAGACCCTGAACCGCTCCTTCCCGGAGCGCTTCACCGTCTCGCCGAACCTCAAGCGTGTGGTCGAGGCCGGCAAGCGCGGCTTCTACGTCTACAACGCGGAGAACGGCTTCAAGCCGGAGCTCGACCCGGAGGTCGCCGCCCTCCTCGTCCAGGGCGACTCCGTCCTGACCGAGGAGCAGGTCCGCGACCGCGTCCTGGACGCGGTGGCGCAGGAGATCGGCCTGATGCTGGAGGAGGGTGTCGTCGCCGAGGCGCAGGACATCGACCTCTGCCTGATCACCGGTGCGGGCTGGCCCTTCCACCTGGGCGGCATCACGCCGTACCTGGACCGTGAGGGTGTCTCCGAGCGCGTCAACGGCAAGCGTTTCCTGGCGCAGGGCGTGGCGAGCGTCCCGGCGTAA
- a CDS encoding amino acid permease: MFRTKSVEQSIRDTEEPEHALRKSLSAWDLMVFGVGVIIGTGIFVLTGKVAKENAGPATALAFVAAGIVCALAALCYAEFASTVPVAGSAYTFAYASIGELPAWIIGWDLVLEFALGTAVVAVGWSGYVRSLMDNIDWHLPAALEGPDVPGGSFDILAFLLVLVLTVVLVLGMKLSARITALVVAIKVTVVMIVIVAGLFFIVGDNYKPFIPPAVTPEGGGSNWDSPLVQLIFGYEPTNFGVMGIFTAASVVFFAFIGFDVVATAAEETKLPQRDMPRGILGSLFICTVLYVAVALVVTGMQHYTELSVSAPLADAFKAAGHPFYAGVISFGAAVGLTTVCLILLLGQTRVFFAMSRDGLLPRFFSITHPRFRTPYRPTILLGVIIAIVAGFTSINELATLVNIGTLFAFVVVAVGVMVLRRTRPDLPRAFRTPWVPVLPILSIAASFWLMLNLPLETWFRFGVWMVIGIVVYFLYGRSHSRLGQVGQDAKY, encoded by the coding sequence ATCTTCCGGACCAAGTCGGTCGAGCAGTCGATCCGCGACACGGAGGAACCGGAGCACGCACTCCGGAAATCCCTGTCCGCCTGGGATCTGATGGTGTTCGGCGTCGGCGTCATCATCGGAACCGGCATCTTCGTCCTCACGGGCAAGGTCGCCAAGGAGAACGCGGGCCCGGCCACGGCCCTCGCCTTCGTCGCGGCGGGCATCGTCTGCGCCCTCGCCGCCCTGTGCTACGCCGAGTTCGCCTCGACGGTGCCGGTGGCGGGATCGGCGTACACCTTCGCGTACGCCTCGATCGGCGAGCTGCCCGCCTGGATCATCGGCTGGGACCTCGTCCTGGAGTTCGCCCTCGGTACGGCGGTGGTCGCCGTCGGCTGGTCGGGCTACGTCCGCTCGCTCATGGACAACATCGACTGGCACCTACCCGCGGCGCTCGAAGGCCCGGACGTGCCGGGCGGCTCCTTCGACATCCTGGCCTTCCTCCTCGTCCTGGTGCTGACCGTCGTCCTCGTCCTGGGCATGAAGCTCTCCGCCCGGATCACCGCGCTCGTCGTGGCGATCAAGGTGACCGTGGTCATGATCGTGATCGTCGCCGGTCTGTTCTTCATCGTCGGCGACAACTACAAGCCCTTCATCCCGCCGGCCGTCACCCCCGAGGGCGGCGGCTCCAACTGGGACTCGCCGCTCGTCCAGCTGATCTTCGGGTACGAGCCGACCAACTTCGGCGTCATGGGCATCTTCACCGCCGCCTCCGTCGTGTTCTTCGCCTTCATCGGCTTCGACGTGGTGGCCACCGCCGCCGAGGAGACCAAGCTGCCGCAACGGGACATGCCCCGGGGCATCCTCGGCTCGCTCTTCATCTGCACCGTGCTCTACGTGGCCGTCGCCCTGGTCGTCACCGGCATGCAGCACTACACGGAGCTGTCCGTGAGCGCCCCGCTCGCCGACGCCTTCAAGGCCGCCGGGCATCCCTTCTACGCGGGCGTGATCAGCTTCGGCGCCGCCGTCGGCCTCACCACGGTCTGTCTGATCCTGCTCCTCGGCCAGACCCGCGTGTTCTTCGCGATGAGCCGCGACGGCCTGCTGCCGCGCTTCTTCTCCATCACGCACCCGCGCTTCCGGACCCCCTACCGGCCCACCATCCTGCTCGGTGTGATCATCGCCATCGTCGCCGGCTTCACCAGCATCAACGAGCTCGCGACCCTGGTGAACATCGGCACGCTCTTCGCCTTCGTCGTGGTGGCCGTCGGCGTCATGGTGCTCCGCCGCACCCGCCCCGACCTGCCGCGCGCCTTCCGCACCCCCTGGGTGCCGGTGCTGCCGATCCTCTCCATCGCCGCCTCGTTCTGGCTGATGCTCAACCTGCCCCTGGAGACCTGGTTCCGCTTCGGCGTGTGGATGGTGATCGGCATCGTCGTGTACTTCCTGTACGGGCGCAGTCACAGCCGGCTCGGGCAGGTGGGCCAGGACGCTAAGTACTGA
- the dxs gene encoding 1-deoxy-D-xylulose-5-phosphate synthase, with amino-acid sequence MALLTRIRGPRDLDRLSPEQLDQLADEIRTFLVDAVSKTGGHLGPNLGVVELTIALHRVFDSPKDKVLWDTGHQSYVHKLLTGRQDFSKLKMKGGLSGYPSQAESEHDVIENSHASTVLGWADGLAKANEVLRKDDHVVAVIGDGALTGGMAWEALNNIAAAKDRPLVIVVNDNERSYAPTIGGLANHLATLRTTDGYERFLARGKDILERTPVVGKPLYETLHGAKKGLKDFIAPQGMFEDLGLKYVGPIDGHDIEALESALTRAKRFGGPVIVHCLTEKGRGYQPALQDEADRFHAVGKIHPDTGLPIASSGADWTGVFAEEMVALGKERADIVAITAAMLQPVGLDKFAKAFPERVFDVGIAEQHAAVSAAGLATGGLHPVFAVYATFLNRAFDQVLMDVALHKCGVTFVLDRAGVTGTDGASHNGMWDMSILQVVPGLRLAAPRDADQVRAQLREAVEVTDAPTVVRFSKGAVGPAVPALRRVGGMDVLREPGSDRPDVLLVSVGALAPMCLEIADLLDRHGISTTVVDPRWVKPVDEALAPLAERHRVVVTVEDNSRVGGVGSAVAQALRDAGVDVPLRDFGIPPRFLDHASRGEVLAEIGLTAPDIARQVTGLVSRLDGRFESSAQAVEPARD; translated from the coding sequence GTGGCTCTGCTGACCCGTATCAGGGGACCGCGAGATCTGGACCGGCTCTCCCCGGAACAGCTGGACCAGCTGGCCGACGAGATCAGGACGTTCCTCGTGGACGCCGTCTCCAAGACCGGCGGGCACCTCGGGCCCAACCTCGGCGTGGTCGAGCTGACCATCGCCCTGCACCGCGTGTTCGACTCCCCGAAGGACAAGGTCCTCTGGGACACCGGCCACCAGAGCTACGTCCACAAGCTGCTCACGGGCCGCCAGGACTTCTCCAAGCTCAAGATGAAGGGCGGCCTCTCCGGCTACCCCTCGCAGGCCGAGTCCGAGCACGACGTCATCGAGAACTCGCACGCCTCCACGGTCCTCGGCTGGGCCGACGGCCTCGCCAAGGCCAACGAGGTCCTGCGCAAGGACGACCACGTCGTCGCCGTCATCGGCGACGGGGCCCTCACCGGCGGCATGGCCTGGGAGGCGCTGAACAACATCGCCGCCGCCAAGGACCGCCCGCTCGTCATCGTCGTCAACGACAACGAGCGCTCCTACGCGCCCACCATCGGCGGCCTCGCCAACCACCTGGCCACCCTGCGCACCACCGACGGCTACGAGCGCTTCCTCGCCCGCGGCAAGGACATCCTGGAGCGCACCCCCGTCGTCGGGAAGCCGCTCTACGAGACCCTGCACGGCGCCAAGAAGGGCCTCAAGGACTTCATCGCCCCGCAGGGCATGTTCGAGGACCTCGGCCTCAAGTACGTCGGCCCCATCGACGGCCACGACATCGAGGCCCTGGAGTCGGCCCTGACGCGCGCCAAGCGCTTCGGCGGCCCCGTGATCGTCCACTGCCTCACCGAGAAGGGCCGCGGCTACCAGCCGGCCCTCCAGGACGAGGCCGACCGCTTCCACGCCGTCGGCAAGATCCACCCCGACACCGGCCTGCCCATCGCCTCCTCCGGCGCCGACTGGACCGGCGTCTTCGCCGAGGAGATGGTCGCGCTCGGCAAGGAGCGCGCGGACATCGTCGCCATCACCGCGGCCATGCTCCAGCCCGTCGGCCTCGACAAGTTCGCCAAGGCCTTCCCCGAGCGGGTCTTCGACGTCGGCATCGCCGAGCAGCACGCCGCGGTCTCCGCGGCGGGCCTCGCCACCGGCGGTCTGCATCCCGTCTTCGCGGTCTACGCGACCTTCCTCAACCGTGCCTTCGACCAGGTCCTGATGGACGTGGCCCTGCACAAGTGCGGCGTCACCTTCGTCCTGGACCGGGCCGGCGTCACCGGCACCGACGGGGCCTCCCACAACGGCATGTGGGACATGTCGATCCTCCAGGTCGTACCCGGCCTGCGGCTCGCCGCCCCGCGCGACGCCGACCAGGTCCGCGCCCAGCTGCGCGAGGCCGTCGAGGTCACCGACGCCCCCACCGTGGTCCGCTTCTCCAAGGGCGCCGTCGGCCCCGCCGTACCCGCCCTGCGCCGCGTCGGCGGCATGGACGTGCTCCGCGAGCCCGGCTCGGACCGCCCGGACGTCCTCCTGGTCTCCGTCGGCGCGCTCGCGCCGATGTGCCTGGAGATCGCCGACCTGCTCGACCGGCACGGCATCTCCACCACGGTCGTCGACCCCCGATGGGTCAAGCCCGTCGACGAGGCCCTCGCCCCGCTCGCCGAGCGGCACCGGGTCGTCGTCACCGTCGAGGACAACAGCCGCGTCGGCGGCGTCGGCTCGGCCGTCGCCCAGGCGCTCCGCGACGCCGGCGTGGACGTGCCGCTGCGTGACTTCGGCATCCCGCCGCGCTTCCTGGACCACGCCTCCCGCGGCGAGGTCCTGGCGGAGATCGGTCTGACCGCCCCGGACATCGCCCGTCAGGTCACCGGTCTGGTCTCGCGTCTGGACGGACGTTTCGAGAGCAGCGCGCAGGCCGTGGAGCCCGCCCGCGACTGA
- a CDS encoding sugar ABC transporter permease yields MSNTPPTASEEAAVPEPRTTEETTPVSEAPAAAAIPAVDPRLLVREQGFKGYVEEFKRKIRSGEIGSLPVVVGLIVIGIVFQALTGNFITSYNLDQITLYAVGPGIMAVGIVFVLLLGEIDLAVGSVAGLAGSVWGVLGTDMPDGLAIILGILSGTLLGAFHGLVFAKIGVPAFVVTLAGFLGWAGLQTWVMGDKSTIPTPIGSFVADLTKYYFADVAAAYGLAVVVVAAFYLAQLRDSRRRKAAELPHRPQSEIILRTAVLAVLVLVAAYGFNQEQGLPLSLVIFLVILLVTDFVLRRTTYGRQVFAVGGGIEAARRAGINVSWIRISVFMISGTMGAIGGLFLASATGGADRSLGGGNQLMMCIAAAVIGGTSLFGGRGKVWSALLGILVIQSIVQGLNQMNLSSNAIQYMITGAVLLIAVIIDSVSRKTQKTAGRA; encoded by the coding sequence GTGAGCAACACCCCTCCCACCGCGAGCGAAGAGGCAGCGGTGCCCGAGCCCCGTACCACCGAGGAGACGACCCCGGTGAGCGAGGCCCCGGCCGCCGCCGCGATCCCCGCCGTCGACCCCCGCCTCCTCGTGCGCGAGCAGGGCTTCAAGGGTTACGTCGAGGAGTTCAAGCGCAAGATCCGCTCCGGTGAGATCGGCTCGCTGCCCGTCGTCGTCGGCCTGATCGTCATCGGCATCGTCTTCCAGGCCCTCACCGGCAACTTCATCACCTCGTACAACCTCGACCAGATCACGCTGTACGCGGTCGGCCCCGGCATCATGGCCGTCGGCATCGTCTTCGTGCTGCTGCTCGGCGAGATCGACCTCGCCGTCGGTTCCGTGGCGGGTCTGGCCGGCTCGGTCTGGGGCGTCCTCGGCACCGACATGCCCGACGGCCTCGCCATCATCCTCGGCATCCTGTCCGGCACCCTGCTCGGCGCCTTCCACGGCCTGGTCTTCGCCAAGATCGGCGTGCCCGCCTTCGTCGTCACCCTGGCCGGCTTCCTCGGCTGGGCCGGCCTCCAGACCTGGGTGATGGGGGACAAGTCCACCATCCCCACCCCGATCGGCAGCTTCGTCGCCGACCTCACGAAGTACTACTTCGCCGACGTCGCCGCCGCCTACGGCCTCGCCGTGGTCGTCGTCGCCGCCTTCTACCTCGCCCAGCTGCGCGACTCCCGCCGCCGCAAGGCCGCCGAGCTGCCGCACCGCCCGCAGAGCGAGATCATCCTGCGCACCGCGGTCCTCGCGGTCCTGGTCCTGGTCGCCGCCTACGGCTTCAACCAGGAGCAGGGCCTGCCGCTCTCGCTGGTGATCTTCCTGGTGATCCTGCTCGTCACCGACTTCGTGCTCCGCCGCACCACGTACGGCCGTCAGGTCTTCGCCGTCGGCGGTGGCATCGAGGCCGCCCGCCGCGCCGGCATCAACGTCTCGTGGATCCGGATCTCGGTCTTCATGATCTCCGGCACGATGGGCGCGATCGGCGGTCTGTTCCTCGCCTCCGCGACCGGCGGCGCCGACCGCTCCCTCGGCGGCGGCAACCAGCTGATGATGTGCATCGCCGCAGCGGTCATCGGCGGTACGTCCCTGTTCGGCGGACGCGGCAAGGTCTGGTCGGCGCTCCTCGGCATCCTGGTCATCCAGTCGATCGTCCAGGGCCTCAACCAGATGAACCTGTCCTCCAACGCGATCCAGTACATGATCACCGGAGCGGTCCTGCTCATCGCCGTGATCATCGACTCGGTCTCCCGCAAGACGCAGAAGACGGCAGGACGCGCCTAG
- a CDS encoding ATP-binding cassette domain-containing protein: MVHVSQTPVLALRGIFKRFGAVQVLSGVDLEVHAGEVVALVGDNGAGKSTLVKTIAGVHPIDEGVIEWEGEQVEIQRPHDSQNLGVATVYQDLALCDNLDVVANLFLGREIKKGGVLDEVAMEKRAKDLLSTLSIRIPSVRIPVAALSGGQRQVVAIARALVGDPKIVILDEPTAALGVEQTAQVLDLVERLREQGLGVILISHNMADVKAVADTVAVLRLGRNNGTFPVATTTHEEIIAAITGATDNAVTRRQARNAEVAK; encoded by the coding sequence TTGGTTCACGTGTCCCAGACGCCCGTGCTGGCGTTGCGTGGGATCTTCAAGCGATTCGGAGCGGTTCAGGTCCTCTCCGGTGTCGATCTCGAAGTCCACGCAGGAGAGGTCGTCGCGCTCGTCGGCGACAACGGAGCGGGAAAGTCCACGCTGGTCAAGACGATCGCCGGTGTGCACCCCATCGACGAGGGCGTCATCGAGTGGGAGGGCGAGCAGGTCGAGATCCAGCGCCCGCACGACTCCCAGAACCTCGGTGTCGCGACCGTCTACCAGGACCTCGCGCTCTGCGACAACCTCGACGTCGTCGCCAACCTGTTCCTCGGCCGCGAGATCAAGAAGGGCGGCGTCCTCGACGAGGTCGCCATGGAGAAGCGGGCCAAGGACCTGCTCTCCACCCTCTCCATCCGCATCCCCAGCGTCCGCATCCCCGTCGCCGCCCTCTCCGGCGGCCAGCGACAGGTCGTCGCCATCGCGCGCGCCCTGGTCGGCGACCCCAAGATCGTGATCCTGGACGAGCCGACCGCCGCCCTCGGCGTCGAGCAGACCGCCCAGGTCCTCGACCTGGTCGAGCGGCTGCGCGAGCAGGGCCTCGGCGTCATCCTCATCAGCCACAACATGGCCGATGTGAAGGCCGTCGCCGACACCGTGGCCGTGCTCCGTCTGGGCCGCAACAACGGCACCTTCCCGGTGGCCACCACCACGCACGAAGAGATCATCGCCGCGATCACCGGTGCCACGGACAACGCCGTGACCCGCCGTCAGGCCCGCAACGCGGAGGTAGCGAAGTGA
- a CDS encoding sugar ABC transporter substrate-binding protein, producing MNAVTRRAVIATAAVSMALSLAACGQAGGDKEDKGSSTKIGLLLPENKTSRYEALDKPQFEKAVKAACGDCEVVYNNAVSDVVKQKQQFDQLIADGIKVIALDPVDATKAEGWVAEAKAKGVKVVAYDRAVKGADAYVSHDNNKVGELQGQALLAALGTKAAAAQVVMINGDEKDPNAALFKKGAHAALDGKVGKIAYEASGEWDPKVAGEKMSAAISSVGKDKIGAVYSANDGMAGGIITSLENAGIKSIPVGGQDAEVAGIQRIIAGSQTFTIYKSPLQLAPEAAKFAVNLLQGKELGAQGATDGVPSTLFPPVVVDKTNIQTTVIKDGIYKAADLCTSDLAAKCTALGVK from the coding sequence ATGAACGCAGTGACGCGTCGTGCCGTCATAGCAACGGCCGCGGTTTCGATGGCCCTCTCGCTCGCCGCCTGCGGCCAGGCCGGCGGCGACAAGGAAGACAAGGGCAGCTCGACCAAGATCGGTCTGCTCCTTCCCGAGAACAAGACCTCGCGCTACGAGGCCCTCGACAAGCCCCAGTTCGAGAAGGCCGTCAAGGCCGCGTGCGGCGACTGCGAGGTCGTGTACAACAACGCGGTCTCCGACGTCGTCAAGCAGAAGCAGCAGTTCGACCAGCTGATCGCCGACGGCATCAAGGTCATCGCGCTCGACCCGGTGGACGCGACCAAGGCCGAGGGCTGGGTCGCGGAGGCCAAGGCCAAGGGCGTCAAGGTCGTCGCGTACGACCGTGCCGTCAAGGGCGCCGACGCCTACGTCAGCCACGACAACAACAAGGTCGGCGAGCTCCAGGGCCAGGCCCTGCTGGCCGCCCTCGGCACCAAGGCCGCCGCCGCCCAGGTCGTCATGATCAACGGTGACGAGAAGGACCCGAACGCCGCGCTGTTCAAGAAGGGCGCCCACGCCGCCCTCGACGGCAAGGTCGGCAAGATCGCCTACGAGGCGTCCGGCGAGTGGGACCCGAAGGTCGCCGGCGAGAAGATGTCCGCCGCGATCTCCTCGGTCGGCAAGGACAAGATCGGCGCCGTCTACTCCGCCAACGACGGCATGGCGGGCGGCATCATCACCTCCCTCGAGAACGCCGGCATCAAGAGCATCCCGGTCGGCGGTCAGGACGCCGAGGTCGCGGGCATCCAGCGCATCATCGCCGGTTCGCAGACCTTCACGATCTACAAGTCGCCGCTCCAGCTGGCCCCCGAGGCCGCCAAGTTCGCGGTGAACCTGCTCCAGGGCAAGGAGCTCGGCGCCCAGGGTGCGACCGACGGCGTGCCGTCGACGCTGTTCCCGCCGGTCGTCGTCGACAAGACCAACATCCAGACCACGGTGATCAAGGACGGCATCTACAAGGCCGCCGACCTCTGCACCTCGGACCTGGCCGCCAAGTGCACGGCCCTGGGCGTCAAGTAA
- a CDS encoding ROK family transcriptional regulator, which yields METPGSQTSLHRANLERVVRAVRMAGSLTQAEIARATGLSAATVSNIVRELKDGGTVDVTPTSAGGRRARSVSLSGDAGIVIGVDFGHTHLRVAVGNLAHQVLAEEAEPLDVDASAAEGFDRAEQLVNRLIEATGIGRDKVIGVGLGVPGPIDVSSGTLGSTSILPGWSGINPAEELSGRLGVPVHVDNDANLGALGELVWGSGRGVKDLAYIKVASGVGAGLVIDGRVYRGPGGTAGEIGHITLDESGPVCRCGNRGCLETFTAARYVLPLLQPSHGPDLTMERVVQLAREGDPGCRRVIADVGRHIGSGIANLCNLLNPSRVVLGGDLAEAGELVLAPIRDSVSRYAIPSAARQLSLAQGALGGRAEVLGALALVLSEMGDSTLLESALPTAAPVSRLAFT from the coding sequence ATGGAGACTCCGGGGTCGCAGACGTCTCTGCACAGGGCCAATCTCGAACGGGTCGTCCGGGCGGTGCGCATGGCCGGCTCGCTCACCCAGGCGGAGATCGCCCGGGCGACGGGCCTGTCCGCCGCGACGGTCTCCAACATCGTCAGGGAGCTGAAGGACGGCGGTACCGTCGACGTCACGCCGACCTCCGCGGGCGGCCGCCGGGCCCGCAGCGTCTCCCTCTCCGGGGACGCCGGCATCGTGATCGGCGTCGATTTCGGCCACACCCATCTGCGGGTCGCCGTCGGCAACCTCGCCCACCAGGTGCTCGCCGAGGAGGCCGAGCCGCTCGACGTGGACGCCTCCGCCGCCGAGGGCTTCGACCGGGCGGAACAGCTGGTCAACCGGCTGATCGAGGCCACCGGGATCGGCCGGGACAAGGTGATCGGCGTCGGGCTCGGCGTACCCGGCCCGATCGACGTCTCCTCCGGGACCCTCGGCTCGACCTCGATCCTGCCGGGCTGGAGCGGGATCAACCCCGCCGAGGAGCTCTCCGGGCGCCTCGGAGTCCCCGTGCACGTCGACAACGACGCCAACCTCGGCGCGCTCGGCGAACTGGTCTGGGGCAGCGGGCGGGGCGTCAAGGACCTGGCGTACATCAAGGTGGCGAGCGGCGTCGGCGCCGGCCTCGTCATCGACGGGCGGGTCTACCGGGGCCCCGGCGGTACCGCGGGCGAGATCGGGCACATCACCCTCGACGAGTCGGGCCCGGTCTGCCGCTGCGGCAACCGCGGCTGCCTGGAGACCTTCACGGCCGCCCGGTACGTGCTGCCGCTGCTGCAGCCCAGCCACGGCCCCGATCTGACCATGGAGCGGGTCGTCCAGCTGGCCCGGGAGGGCGACCCGGGCTGCCGCCGGGTGATCGCCGACGTCGGGCGGCACATCGGCAGCGGCATCGCCAACCTCTGCAACCTTCTGAACCCGAGCCGGGTGGTGCTCGGCGGCGACCTCGCGGAGGCCGGGGAGCTGGTCCTGGCGCCCATCAGGGACTCCGTCTCGCGGTACGCGATCCCCAGTGCCGCCCGGCAGCTCTCGCTGGCCCAGGGGGCCCTGGGAGGCCGCGCCGAGGTGCTCGGCGCCCTCGCTCTCGTACTGAGTGAAATGGGCGATTCGACCCTGTTGGAGAGTGCGCTGCCCACGGCCGCTCCGGTCTCCCGGCTTGCCTTCACTTAG
- a CDS encoding carbohydrate ABC transporter permease, with translation MKTTDTATPGVESPGSPGGSGPTVIKTVAPAARKESKSEGAVLNVFSHGVLIIWAIMVVMPLLWAVMTSFKTDRAIFTSPWSLPDGLHFENWSRAWSQAHMSDYFLNTIVVVGGSLIGTLLFGSMAAYVLARFDFPGNRFIYFLFIGGMSFPIILALVPLFYVMQNLALLNTPHGLILVYIAYSLPFTVFFLTAFFRTLPTSVAEAAFVDGASHTRTFFQVMLPMAKPGLISVGIFNFLGQWNQYLLPTVLNTEQDQKVLSQGLVQLATSQGYKGDWSGLFAGLVMAMLPVLAAYIIFQRQVVAGLTAGAVK, from the coding sequence ATGAAGACGACCGACACTGCCACCCCCGGCGTCGAGAGCCCCGGCTCCCCGGGCGGCTCGGGTCCCACGGTCATCAAGACGGTGGCGCCCGCGGCCCGCAAGGAGTCCAAGAGCGAGGGCGCGGTCCTCAACGTCTTCTCGCACGGCGTCCTGATCATCTGGGCGATCATGGTCGTCATGCCGCTGCTCTGGGCGGTCATGACCTCGTTCAAGACCGACCGGGCGATCTTCACCTCCCCGTGGTCACTGCCCGACGGACTGCACTTCGAGAACTGGTCGCGCGCCTGGTCCCAGGCACACATGAGCGACTACTTCCTGAACACGATCGTGGTCGTCGGCGGTTCCCTCATCGGCACGCTGCTCTTCGGCTCGATGGCCGCCTACGTGCTGGCCCGCTTCGACTTCCCCGGGAACCGCTTCATCTACTTCCTCTTCATCGGAGGGATGAGCTTCCCGATCATCCTGGCGCTCGTGCCGCTCTTCTACGTGATGCAGAACCTGGCCCTGCTCAACACCCCGCACGGCCTGATCCTCGTCTACATCGCGTACTCGCTGCCCTTCACCGTCTTCTTCCTCACGGCCTTCTTCCGCACACTGCCGACCTCGGTGGCGGAAGCGGCCTTCGTGGACGGCGCCTCGCACACCAGGACCTTCTTCCAGGTGATGCTGCCGATGGCCAAGCCGGGCCTCATCAGCGTCGGCATCTTCAACTTCCTCGGCCAGTGGAACCAGTACCTGCTGCCCACCGTGCTCAACACCGAGCAGGACCAGAAGGTGCTCTCCCAGGGCCTGGTCCAGCTCGCCACGAGCCAGGGCTACAAGGGCGACTGGTCGGGTCTCTTCGCCGGTCTGGTGATGGCGATGCTCCCGGTGCTCGCCGCGTACATCATCTTCCAGCGGCAGGTGGTGGCCGGTCTGACCGCCGGCGCCGTGAAGTAA